GGTTCGTATAGCCGTCCGAGATCGTTGGTGTCCTGGCGGACCATAGTGCTGGCCACGTTCCATCTGCCGTTGATAGGATTGCCGTTCATGACGCTGGTATTCATGAGCACGATGGATTCCAGCGCGCGGCGCACAATTTCTTCTGCTTCATCAATAGGAACGGGGTCTGTCCTGTCGGGGCCAAGGTATACCTGTTCCAGTTCATCGGCGATGGTGCGTACCGGCATGATGTCCGGGGCAAATGCCGGAGGGCCTGCGCATATGGTGGTGCGGGCTACGAGCGGATTGGTGCCGTTGATATTCAGTTCCACATAACCATCACACTCATCGTCGATGTAACCCCAGCTGTACTGGTTGCCTTTGTCGTCTGAATAGCCGGCAAAGATCTGTGCGGGCATGGTGTAGTTCGGATTAAAATCCGGTCCTTCCACATATTTGGCCCATGGTTTACTGGGGTCGTAAATCACCTGGGTGTTAGGATCAGTGATATTAAGGTCTTTGGTAGCGGGTTGACCATAAGTTTTGACGCTGTCTACAGAACAGCCATACACTTTTCCCGGGCCGGGCGTATACCGCAGTCTTATTTGAGGAAAATCCGTGGTAGGCTGGATAAATTGGACAGAACCAAGTGGCAGTGATTTGCCGGATATGAAGTTGGTACAATAGCCAATGACCGGTTTGGGCGTGTAATCGCCTCCCTTTATAGTGACAGATGCATGTATTGCGTCGTTAGGGTCGTTTGTTCTGCGTTCGAGTTTGAGATTGCTGAGTTTTACGGTCCAGGTAAAATCATTGATTTTGATATTGGCAGCGTCGAGTATTTTTTGTGTCAGTGGCACCAGCTTGTCCGGGGCATCTGAGGTGATGGCAAAGACGTCCAGGAAAGGCGCTACCGGCCGTATTCTTCCCTGTTTGTCTTTGATGGAGGTTACGTTGTCTTTGAAGATGACCGCCTGTGGAGCAGCTCCTGCGGTGATTTTGCCGGTGTTGGGGTCCACGTAGTACTCTGGTTGCGGCACCATTTCACGGAACCCTAACGGTTTGTCAGCAGGTATTTGTAAGTCATACGGCGTCTGTGGTACAGACGAAGACCCCAGCCGGGCAATGGCAAAGGGAGGTAATATTCTGATTGCGATGATAGCCATGTGGAAGAATTGACAGGTGAGAGATTAAGCGTTTACAGCGAGCATGTCCCCGATGATCTGATTCAGTTTGGCATCCGCTTCTTTCAGCGCGTGCAGGTAACGTTGATGGCCAATATTGGTGTTTGCCAGCATCTGGTCGATCAGTGTGCCGGAAGCCTGTATCAGATCGGCATGGGTCCTCCAGCGGTTAAGTTCACCGGTAGGCAGCTCCAGTGTGTATGGAATGAGGAAGGGCGGCCCGGCCAGTTTATCGCCTTTACCGGTGTTGAGCGGTAGTTTCACCATCTCGGAGGCAATAGCGCGCAGGTTATACATCTCACCGAAGGTGGAATTAATGATCAACCCTCTCGGCGTAATGGCGCCGGCCACATTCAGGCCGTCGTCCAGTACAAAGCTATGGGTGAGGAAATTCAACAGCATACGATAGCGCAGGTTGAACAAATGTCCCCACTGCAGGGCGGTAGGGTTGGTGATGGGGTCTCTGGGATCACTGTTGTCAGTCTGGCCTTCGGAAGGGGAGGCGTTAGGGTCTTCCACATCTTCCTGGATGTACGGATTGGTGGCCAGTTTCCGTGAAAAGGGAATACCGGTCATGCTCCGCATCTCTGTATAGATATTCAGGAAACGGGTAAAGTGGGATGGCTCATCGGTGGCCCCGGTGTTGTCTTCTCCCTGTTCGGCAATAGCGTTAAGGGCGTTGTTGGCATCGTCCCGGCTGGCAAGGGGCATTACCAGTACGTCCGGGCTGCCGGCAGGGCTTCCGCCCTTTACATTGCCTCTGGCGCCGCCCTGGTAACCACGGCCCCATTCATCGAATTTTGCCTGGTAGGGATAGGTATTGGCCTGGAATACTTCATCCCCGATAACATTAGGGTCCTTTATCAGTTGCAGCAATACGGAAAATAATGCGCCTACTGTATTCGGATTGGTGACGTCTGCTTTCACTGTCCGGACAATCTCCTGCGCAATCGGGTCGGTGCTTGTCAGGAAAGACTCCGGCGCTTCTGCATATACGTACTTGGCCAGCGATGAGAGGGTGAGCGGTTCCAGTTTAAAAGGAAAAGGGTAAAAAGGCGTGTCCCACGGATAATCCTGCCGCTCAAAGTGCAGCGGCGCGCCTATCAGTTTCAGTACGTTCTGTACAGACACAAAATGTCCCATTTCTTCTTTCGCAATGCCTAAAATCGTTTCCTGCCACCTGGCCACTGTGGCCTGGTTCGCCTCCGGCACCTGCGGCCCGCCAAGGCTGTAGGCAGCATACAGGTACTGGATCATCAGTCCGTGTTCAATCTCGGCGTCAATGTGTAACAGGAATGTAACATAATCTTTGCCGTTAAATTCCGGAGGAATAACAATTTGTGTGGCTTCAATGGCTGCTTCGGGTTCTTGCAGGAAAGTTTGGATTCCTTCTTTTCCGCCGATGATATTCTCCTGCCGGGGAGGTATAAATCTGCGGCCCAGTGCATGGGCACGTGAAAATACAGGACCCAGAAAACGCGTGTAGTTCGGTTGCATGAGGGTTTTGGATTATGGTTATTGTTAAAAGACTGGAATATTCTCGAAGGAAATGGTCACTATGAGGTTATCGGTACTGTCAGATAAAATAAGATCATTTTTGTCAAATAGAAAAAATTATTTTACCTGGAATATACCGGGAATTTCCCCGGACCTGTCCAGATCAACCCGTAACAAAGTCTGTTTAACCCCGGTAGAAAATAGCAGGTGGAAAGTAGTTTTGTCAGAGAAAACATCACACAAAAAAATAGTAACACTATGACACAGATAGCAGAAAAAGTAATGACAACACAGGAGGTGGTAACACGTTTCGTGGAACTGGCACAACAGGAAAAATGGTTTGATATACAGGATGAGTTGTTTGCGGACGATGTGCGGAGCATCGAACCGGCTGGTTCTCCCTATATGGAAGACGCTTTTGGTAAAACAGCGGTGCGTAAAAAAGCGGATGATTTCGTGAGCCGGATTGAGGCAGTACACCGGGTATATACCAGCGCGCCAATTGTAACGGGCAATCACATTGCGGTGGCCAGGGAAACGGACATCACGGTAAGACCGCATGGCAGAATTCAAATGAACGAGATCATGCTCTACGAAGTGAAAGACGGGAAGATCATTCTCGAACAGTTTTTTTATTAATAGTTAATCCCAAAGATCTCCCACAGGGAGATCTTTGGGATATGGGAATTATTGCCTGCTCAATACTTCCCGGGGAATAAAAAGTTCCTCTTCAAACGCAGGGATGTCCGGACAGCGGTCATGGTGCCACTGCCGGGGATCTGATACTTCACCGGATTGTATCAGCTGGTCCAGCGGGCCGGCCAGCCCTGCTTCCCGGAGCATGTCCAGCATCGGCCGGTTGATCAGTTCCTGCGGCGAT
This window of the Chitinophaga varians genome carries:
- a CDS encoding ferritin-like domain-containing protein; the protein is MQPNYTRFLGPVFSRAHALGRRFIPPRQENIIGGKEGIQTFLQEPEAAIEATQIVIPPEFNGKDYVTFLLHIDAEIEHGLMIQYLYAAYSLGGPQVPEANQATVARWQETILGIAKEEMGHFVSVQNVLKLIGAPLHFERQDYPWDTPFYPFPFKLEPLTLSSLAKYVYAEAPESFLTSTDPIAQEIVRTVKADVTNPNTVGALFSVLLQLIKDPNVIGDEVFQANTYPYQAKFDEWGRGYQGGARGNVKGGSPAGSPDVLVMPLASRDDANNALNAIAEQGEDNTGATDEPSHFTRFLNIYTEMRSMTGIPFSRKLATNPYIQEDVEDPNASPSEGQTDNSDPRDPITNPTALQWGHLFNLRYRMLLNFLTHSFVLDDGLNVAGAITPRGLIINSTFGEMYNLRAIASEMVKLPLNTGKGDKLAGPPFLIPYTLELPTGELNRWRTHADLIQASGTLIDQMLANTNIGHQRYLHALKEADAKLNQIIGDMLAVNA
- a CDS encoding nuclear transport factor 2 family protein, producing the protein MTQIAEKVMTTQEVVTRFVELAQQEKWFDIQDELFADDVRSIEPAGSPYMEDAFGKTAVRKKADDFVSRIEAVHRVYTSAPIVTGNHIAVARETDITVRPHGRIQMNEIMLYEVKDGKIILEQFFY